The Thermothielavioides terrestris NRRL 8126 chromosome 2, complete sequence genome includes a region encoding these proteins:
- a CDS encoding glycosyltransferase family 32 protein (CAZy_ID 269944), which yields MLPVWLRSMQRTLIVLAALLLACVVLWTPLPGTLTTLVPGSQRLDGEHGDAAARPPSPSPPPPPPPPPPPPPPPPSKARYLSPAELMDRPLAPTMRAIPKLFHQSWSTNELPKKFAAWSERCRTLHPDWEWVLWTDDDNARLFERYLPWLVDTFQNLPGPIYQADLSRNAYMLLFGGLYADLDTDCLLPVEQNILSTYEVPTIPHSEASAMAEASAPDSGANLTAFVGRMGTDENFAHSIPNAWMASPPGHPFWHLMLKWTRERLDREKDRDDHDIPEALTGPIALRNGVIEYSKSEYHPSNPTIPAALDGNGKPAAAQQDPEARANAVFDAALPQPHEVVVLPFHHIYPYSWDRDGSFVRDVCWSLSNGFNETRCKELLAVDRWHSTAITYWSHSWNDDGHNTGNLDKVS from the exons ATGCTGCCCGTGTGGCTCCGTTCGATGCAGCGGACGTTGATCGTCCTGGCAGCTCTGCTCCTGGCCTGCGTGGTCTTGTggacgccgctgccgggcaCCTTGACGACACTCGTTCCAGGCTCGCAGCGGCTAGACGGCGAACATGGGGACGCGGCGGCAcgaccaccatcaccatcaccaccaccaccaccaccaccaccaccaccaccaccaccaccaccaccgtcgAAGGCCCGCTACCTCTCACCGGCGGAGCTGATGGACCGCCCGCTCGCTCCGACCATGCGCGCCATCCCCAAGCTTTTCCACCAGAGCTGGTCGACGAACGAGCTGCCCAAGAAGTTTGCTGCCTGGTCGGAGCGGTGCCGGACGCTGCATCCGGACTGGGAGTGGGTGCTCTGGACCGATGACGACAATGCCCGCCTGTTCGAGCGCTATCTGCCCTGGCTCGTCGACACCTTCCAAAACCTCCCGGGCCCTATCTACCAGGCCGACCTGTCTCGCAATGCATACATGCTGTTGTTCGGCGG CCTCTACGCCGACCTGGACACCGACTGCCTCCTCCCCGTCGAGCAAAATATCTTGTCCACATACGAGGTTCCCACGATCCCCCATAGCGAGGCATCGGCGATGGCGGAAGCGTCGGCACCGGACAGCGGCGCCAACCTCACCGCGTTCGTCGGCCGCATGGGCACCGACGAGAACTTTGCCCACAGCATCCCCAACGCATGGatggcctcgccgccgggccaCCCTTTCTGGCACCTCATGCTCAAGTGGACGCGCGAGCGCCTGGACCGCGAGAAGGACAGGGACGACCACGACATCCCCGAGGCCCTCACGGGCCCCATCGCGCTGCGCAACGGCGTCATCGAGTACTCCAAGAGCGAGTACCACCCCAGCAACCCGACGATCCCGGCAGCCCtcgacggcaacggcaagccggccgccgcgcaaCAGGACCCCGAGGCGCGCGCCAACGCGGTCTTCGACGCGGCCCTGCCGCAGCCCCACGAGGTCGTCGTCCTGCCCTTCCACCACATCTACCCGTACAGCTGGGACCGCGACGGCAGCTTCGTCCGCGACGTGTGCTGGAGCCTGTCCAACGGCTTCAACGAGACGCGCTGCAAGGAACTGCTGGCCGTCGACCGCTGGCACAGCACCGCCATCACGTACTGGAGCCACTCGTGGAACGACGACGGCCACAACACCGGGAACCTGGACAAGGTTTCATAG